One window from the genome of Rhodopirellula bahusiensis encodes:
- a CDS encoding FecR domain-containing protein, translating into MSDSGKPNDDVWNDLVERHLRGELNQREQEQLAGWLDSDASLREDFVRQATWDTELAEVVRAGGDRPSEMESLLASNDDKQPWRTPKLMRAMLAIAATTILLLSYALLTRDSDVNAIDPTSGSVAHITGLSGSLIWTGDRGELVRDISVGTDLAGGTIEGLSPDCWFELQFNDGSEVAISGASMLTFSDDGQKRLRLREGRMSADVAPQPDGNPMVIQTRTATLTVLGTSFDVEAELPTTAVIVREGTVRVTRTSDGKEIDVSANHRVVAAADQDFERRQIASVVRNWESRIDQGPDETFGKWIAATETSPASLKAVAFVPEQNPNVVLYLLGLGVRSEEGAPVEVNEDSHFEIHGKIDVETQIYFGIQVAYANGDFAGKFRATCSVHRDASGNFVARADLSDFELDPSVAAYKDKLAPSPEGLFVNGVWSFTHSETPSGMRISEIKLANRRK; encoded by the coding sequence ATGAGCGATTCTGGCAAACCCAATGATGACGTGTGGAATGATCTGGTTGAGCGCCACTTGCGTGGTGAGCTGAACCAGCGTGAACAGGAACAACTAGCGGGATGGCTCGATAGCGATGCCTCGCTTCGCGAAGATTTTGTGCGACAGGCCACCTGGGATACCGAGTTGGCCGAAGTGGTTCGCGCCGGTGGTGATCGTCCATCCGAAATGGAATCTTTGCTCGCCAGCAATGACGATAAGCAACCGTGGCGAACGCCCAAGCTGATGCGCGCGATGCTCGCCATCGCGGCGACAACGATTCTTTTACTGTCCTACGCACTGCTGACGAGGGATTCTGACGTCAACGCCATTGATCCAACTAGTGGCTCCGTCGCCCATATCACCGGCCTGAGCGGTTCGCTGATTTGGACCGGAGATCGGGGCGAGTTGGTGCGTGATATCAGTGTCGGCACCGATTTGGCTGGGGGCACGATTGAAGGACTCTCGCCGGATTGTTGGTTCGAATTACAGTTCAACGACGGCTCCGAGGTCGCGATCTCCGGCGCGTCCATGTTGACGTTCAGCGACGATGGGCAGAAGCGATTGCGTCTGCGTGAAGGCCGTATGTCTGCCGATGTGGCTCCGCAACCGGATGGAAATCCGATGGTCATTCAAACTCGTACCGCGACGCTAACCGTGTTGGGAACGAGCTTCGACGTCGAGGCCGAGCTGCCGACCACCGCAGTCATCGTCCGAGAAGGAACGGTGCGTGTTACGCGCACCAGCGATGGCAAGGAAATCGATGTGTCAGCGAATCATCGCGTCGTCGCTGCGGCGGACCAAGACTTCGAACGCAGGCAAATCGCAAGCGTGGTTCGCAACTGGGAAAGTCGCATTGACCAAGGTCCCGATGAGACCTTTGGTAAATGGATCGCTGCCACCGAAACTTCCCCGGCATCACTGAAGGCCGTGGCTTTTGTCCCCGAGCAAAATCCCAATGTGGTCCTCTACTTGTTGGGGTTGGGAGTACGCAGCGAGGAAGGCGCCCCTGTTGAAGTCAACGAGGACTCACACTTTGAAATCCATGGAAAGATCGACGTCGAAACTCAGATCTACTTTGGAATTCAAGTCGCTTACGCCAACGGTGATTTCGCGGGCAAATTTCGGGCAACGTGCAGTGTTCATCGCGACGCTTCAGGAAATTTCGTCGCCCGAGCCGATCTATCCGACTTCGAGCTCGACCCGTCCGTTGCGGCATACAAGGACAAACTCGCACCGTCCCCCGAGGGATTGTTCGTCAACGGAGTTTGGAGCTTTACCCATTCCGAGACGCCATCGGGAATGCGAATCAGCGAAATCAAACTCGCCAATCGCCGCAAGTGA
- a CDS encoding TolB family protein produces MNTETGESRRLFTDPEQIKFSNSMPSVSPRGDKIAFVSNRSGPMRIWMSDLDGGNARAISTVTRDLEETLQLPVEQKVPAWSPDGQWIAHWEGVEMTHLSQFTGKQDHERDRQITQTWHVWIVGNDGKNKRKVGRGDDPTWSPDGFVTRAFPDPERGGPKVVIETNSGNKELPIVPHKKNWGRFTWVPQNARHQAD; encoded by the coding sequence ATGAACACGGAAACCGGTGAATCGCGCAGACTGTTCACCGATCCCGAGCAAATCAAATTCAGCAACTCGATGCCATCGGTTTCGCCCCGCGGCGATAAGATCGCTTTCGTCTCCAACCGAAGCGGCCCGATGCGTATCTGGATGAGCGATCTCGATGGAGGCAACGCTCGAGCGATTTCCACCGTTACCCGCGATCTCGAAGAGACGCTCCAACTACCGGTCGAACAAAAGGTTCCCGCTTGGTCGCCGGATGGCCAATGGATTGCTCATTGGGAAGGCGTGGAGATGACCCACCTGAGCCAATTCACCGGGAAGCAGGATCACGAAAGAGACAGGCAGATCACTCAAACCTGGCATGTTTGGATTGTCGGCAACGATGGAAAGAACAAGCGAAAAGTTGGGCGTGGAGATGATCCCACTTGGTCACCCGATGGATTTGTCACTCGGGCTTTTCCGGATCCAGAAAGGGGCGGTCCCAAGGTCGTGATCGAAACTAATTCTGGCAACAAGGAGTTGCCGATTGTGCCTCATAAGAAGAACTGGGGTCGATTCACTTGGGTACCGCAGAACGCACGACATCAGGCGGACTGA
- a CDS encoding RNA polymerase sigma factor, whose product MTGSDEHREHVLRAAFELREELLAYARSLLGNYSAAEDAVQEAFLIVVKKHESFQDGTSLLAWCRAIVRIEVLKAKDRYHRDRSLIERVLDDSVDAAFEEFQQSRSQAESDQRRDALVNCVEMLPERAQKVLKSRMADELGYPQIGERLSMSIEAVRKSLFRAKKQVRECVESKLRPA is encoded by the coding sequence ATGACCGGCTCCGACGAACATCGCGAACATGTGCTACGAGCAGCCTTCGAGCTCCGCGAAGAGTTGTTGGCGTATGCCCGGTCCTTGTTGGGCAACTATTCCGCCGCCGAAGATGCCGTCCAGGAAGCATTTCTCATCGTGGTCAAGAAGCACGAAAGCTTCCAAGATGGGACTTCACTGCTGGCATGGTGTCGGGCGATCGTTCGAATCGAGGTCTTGAAGGCAAAAGATCGCTATCACCGCGATCGCAGCCTGATCGAACGCGTGCTGGATGATTCCGTTGATGCTGCGTTTGAAGAATTTCAACAGTCGCGTTCGCAAGCCGAATCCGACCAACGAAGAGATGCCTTGGTGAATTGCGTTGAGATGCTTCCTGAGCGGGCGCAAAAAGTCCTGAAATCGCGTATGGCAGACGAACTGGGTTACCCGCAGATCGGTGAGCGATTGAGTATGTCGATCGAAGCCGTCCGAAAATCGTTGTTCCGAGCTAAAAAGCAAGTTCGCGAGTGTGTTGAATCCAAACTGAGGCCAGCCTGA